From Rhodoferax sp. AJA081-3, the proteins below share one genomic window:
- a CDS encoding acetyl-CoA C-acetyltransferase, translating into MEDIVIVSAARTAVGKFGGTLAKTPAPELGAAVIKALLARTGLSAEQVNEVILGQVLTAGSGQNPARQTVIKSGLAKETPGLTINAVCGSGLKAVMLAAQAIAYGDSEVVIAGGQENMSAAPHVLLGSRDGQRMGDWKMTDSMIVDGLWDVYNQYHMGITAENVAKAYSISRDMQDALALASQQKAAAAQDAGKFVDEIVPFSIAQKKGDPIVFAADEFINRKSNADALAGLRPAFDKAGGVTAGNASGINDGAAAVMVMTAKKAAALGLTPMGRIASFATSGLDPALMGMGPVSASRKALERAGWKPQDLDLLEINEAFAAQACAVNNEMGWDTSKVNVNGGAIAIGHPIGASGCRILVTLLHEMQRRNAKKGIASLCIGGGMGVALTIER; encoded by the coding sequence ATGGAAGACATCGTCATCGTTTCAGCCGCCCGCACCGCCGTCGGCAAATTTGGCGGCACGCTGGCCAAGACTCCGGCACCCGAACTGGGCGCCGCCGTCATCAAGGCTTTGCTGGCCCGTACAGGCCTGTCTGCTGAGCAGGTCAATGAAGTCATCCTGGGCCAGGTGCTGACCGCCGGCTCGGGCCAAAACCCCGCCCGCCAGACCGTCATCAAGAGTGGCCTGGCCAAAGAAACGCCCGGCCTGACCATCAATGCCGTATGCGGCTCCGGCCTGAAGGCTGTGATGCTGGCTGCGCAAGCCATTGCCTATGGCGACAGCGAAGTTGTGATCGCTGGTGGCCAGGAAAACATGAGCGCCGCACCCCATGTGTTGCTGGGCAGCCGTGACGGCCAGCGCATGGGCGACTGGAAGATGACCGACTCCATGATTGTGGACGGCCTGTGGGATGTCTACAACCAGTACCACATGGGCATTACCGCCGAAAACGTGGCCAAGGCCTACAGCATCAGCCGCGACATGCAGGACGCACTGGCGCTGGCCAGCCAACAAAAGGCCGCTGCCGCACAAGACGCCGGCAAGTTTGTGGACGAAATCGTGCCTTTCAGCATTGCGCAGAAGAAGGGCGACCCGATTGTGTTTGCAGCCGATGAGTTCATCAACCGCAAGTCCAACGCCGACGCGCTAGCTGGCCTGCGTCCCGCCTTCGACAAGGCGGGTGGCGTGACGGCAGGCAATGCCTCGGGCATCAACGACGGCGCCGCCGCGGTGATGGTGATGACCGCCAAGAAGGCGGCAGCTCTGGGCCTGACCCCCATGGGCCGTATCGCCAGCTTTGCCACCAGTGGCCTGGACCCTGCGCTGATGGGTATGGGCCCGGTGTCCGCATCGCGCAAGGCGCTGGAGCGTGCCGGCTGGAAGCCACAGGACCTGGACCTGCTGGAAATCAACGAAGCCTTTGCCGCCCAGGCCTGCGCGGTGAATAACGAAATGGGCTGGGACACCAGCAAGGTCAACGTCAACGGTGGCGCCATTGCCATAGGCCACCCCATTGGTGCGTCCGGTTGCCGTATTCTGGTCACGCTGCTGCATGAAATGCAGCGCCGCAATGCCAAGAAGGGCATTGCCAGCCTGTGTATCGGTGGCGGCATGGGCGTGGCCCTGACGATTGAGAGATAA
- a CDS encoding PHA/PHB synthase family protein, which translates to MTENWSKAVQSLQSMDLGAMGASLPTGTATKAPDIRFAPDKLQALQQQYLQDVMGLFSQGMSAPSTGGDKRFAGEAWGSNPVAAFSAAVYLLNARTMMGLADAVEADAKTRNRIRFAIEQWMAAAAPSNFLAFNAEAQKKALDTKGESIAKGMQNLVHDLQQGHVSMTDESLFEVGKNVATTEGAVVFENAFFQLIEYKPLTAKVYEKPFLMVPPCINKFYILDLQPDNSLVRYAVAQGHRTFVVSWRNPDASMEKATWDDYIEQAVIKAISVTQEITGAPSINALGFCVGGTMLGTALAVLAARGEEPVASATLLTSLLDFTDTGILDVFIDEAFVQFREKEMGKGGLMKGQDLASTFSFLRPNDLVWNYVVGNYLKGETPPPFDLLYWNSDSTNLPGPYYAWYLRNTYLENNLVKPGKLTVCGEKVDLNAVDIPVYIYGSREDHIVPIGGAYASTQVLPGKKRFVMGASGHIAGVINPPAKNKRSHWIRADGKLPKTQTAWLDGAVEHPGSWWTDWSTWLKSHAGKQIAAPKTYGKGKYKATEAAPGSYVKAKA; encoded by the coding sequence ATGACCGAAAACTGGAGCAAAGCGGTGCAGTCCCTGCAAAGCATGGACCTGGGTGCAATGGGCGCCAGCCTGCCCACCGGCACTGCCACCAAAGCCCCCGACATCCGCTTTGCACCCGACAAACTGCAGGCGCTGCAACAGCAGTACTTGCAGGATGTGATGGGTCTTTTCAGCCAGGGCATGTCCGCACCCAGCACCGGAGGCGACAAACGCTTTGCGGGTGAGGCCTGGGGCAGCAACCCGGTGGCAGCCTTCTCCGCCGCGGTGTACCTGCTCAATGCCCGCACCATGATGGGCCTGGCCGACGCAGTAGAAGCCGATGCCAAGACCCGCAACCGCATCCGCTTCGCCATCGAGCAGTGGATGGCCGCTGCGGCGCCCAGCAACTTTTTGGCTTTCAACGCCGAAGCCCAAAAGAAGGCGCTGGACACCAAAGGTGAAAGCATTGCCAAAGGTATGCAAAACCTGGTGCACGACCTGCAACAAGGCCATGTGTCCATGACGGACGAGAGCCTGTTTGAGGTCGGCAAAAATGTCGCTACCACCGAAGGCGCCGTGGTGTTCGAGAACGCCTTCTTCCAGCTCATCGAGTACAAGCCTCTGACCGCCAAGGTCTACGAGAAGCCGTTTTTGATGGTGCCACCCTGCATCAACAAGTTCTACATCCTGGACCTGCAGCCGGACAATTCGCTGGTGCGTTACGCCGTGGCGCAAGGGCACCGCACCTTTGTTGTCAGCTGGCGCAACCCCGATGCCTCCATGGAGAAGGCCACCTGGGACGACTACATCGAGCAGGCGGTCATCAAGGCTATTTCAGTCACGCAAGAGATCACCGGCGCACCCAGCATCAATGCACTGGGCTTCTGCGTGGGCGGCACCATGCTGGGCACGGCACTGGCCGTATTGGCAGCACGCGGAGAAGAGCCTGTTGCCAGCGCAACCTTGTTGACCAGCCTGCTGGACTTCACCGACACCGGCATCCTGGATGTTTTCATCGACGAAGCCTTTGTGCAGTTCCGCGAGAAAGAAATGGGCAAGGGCGGTTTGATGAAAGGCCAGGACCTGGCCAGTACCTTCAGCTTTTTGCGCCCCAACGACCTGGTCTGGAACTACGTGGTGGGCAACTACCTGAAAGGCGAAACCCCGCCACCGTTTGACCTGCTGTACTGGAATTCCGACAGCACCAACCTGCCCGGCCCCTATTACGCCTGGTACCTGCGCAACACCTACCTGGAAAACAACCTGGTCAAGCCCGGCAAGTTGACGGTGTGTGGCGAAAAGGTGGATTTGAACGCGGTGGATATCCCGGTCTACATCTATGGATCGCGCGAAGACCATATCGTGCCGATTGGTGGTGCCTATGCCTCTACCCAGGTGTTGCCAGGCAAGAAGCGTTTTGTGATGGGCGCGTCTGGCCACATTGCCGGTGTCATCAACCCGCCCGCCAAAAACAAGCGCAGCCACTGGATACGTGCCGATGGCAAATTACCCAAGACACAGACCGCGTGGCTGGACGGTGCAGTGGAACACCCGGGCAGCTGGTGGACAGACTGGTCTACATGGCTCAAGTCCCATGCAGGCAAACAAATTGCTGCGCCCAAAACATACGGAAAAGGCAAGTACAAAGCGACCGAAGCAGCCCCAGGCAGCTACGTCAAGGCCAAGGCCTGA
- the pgeF gene encoding peptidoglycan editing factor PgeF produces the protein MTRSPSVGTDWIQPDWPAPAHVRALCTTRTGGVSAAPYDSLNLGSHVGDDTAHVAHNRGLLQEALGAKPVFLNQVHGTDMLALAQDTPDGASADGAYTRKRGLACTIMVADCLPVLLCDVQGRQVAAVHAGWRGLAGVDGVGILENAYKSFKPLAPVVSNNSAIELIAWLGPCIGPDAFEVGADVVAAFAQTHAQAAACFKPLAGGKWLADLPALARQRLAALGITQVFGNDGSAPWCTVGQPLRFFSHRRDRISGRQAACIWLD, from the coding sequence ATGACACGCTCCCCCTCTGTTGGCACCGACTGGATACAACCCGACTGGCCCGCACCAGCCCATGTGCGGGCGCTTTGCACCACACGCACGGGCGGGGTGTCCGCCGCGCCGTATGACAGTCTGAACCTGGGTTCACACGTAGGTGATGACACGGCCCACGTTGCACACAACCGTGGGCTGCTGCAAGAAGCCTTGGGGGCCAAACCCGTGTTTTTGAACCAGGTGCATGGCACCGACATGCTGGCCCTGGCGCAGGACACGCCCGATGGCGCCTCGGCAGATGGTGCCTACACGCGCAAACGTGGCCTGGCCTGCACCATCATGGTGGCCGATTGTTTGCCCGTGTTGTTGTGTGATGTGCAAGGCCGCCAGGTGGCCGCGGTGCATGCCGGATGGCGTGGGCTGGCCGGGGTGGATGGCGTGGGCATTCTGGAAAATGCTTATAAGTCTTTTAAGCCTCTAGCCCCCGTTGTATCTAACAATAGTGCTATTGAGTTGATAGCGTGGCTCGGCCCTTGCATAGGGCCGGATGCCTTTGAAGTAGGGGCCGATGTGGTTGCAGCGTTTGCGCAGACCCATGCGCAGGCGGCAGCGTGTTTCAAGCCGCTTGCCGGTGGCAAGTGGCTGGCGGATTTGCCCGCACTGGCGCGGCAGCGGTTGGCGGCTCTGGGCATCACCCAGGTGTTTGGCAACGACGGCAGTGCGCCGTGGTGCACCGTGGGTCAGCCGCTACGTTTCTTTTCCCACCGGCGTGACCGTATCAGTGGTCGGCAGGCTGCCTGTATCTGGTTGGACTGA
- a CDS encoding antibiotic biosynthesis monooxygenase: MILELADIRIHPGQNAAFEEAIQRGLATVISQAKGARSFSVNRGIESAERYVLQIVWDTLEDHTVGFRQSDAFTQWRAIVGPFFAGPPTVEHFELVTQSV; the protein is encoded by the coding sequence ATGATTCTCGAACTCGCCGACATCCGCATCCACCCCGGCCAGAATGCCGCCTTTGAAGAGGCCATCCAGCGCGGCCTGGCCACCGTCATTTCCCAGGCCAAGGGGGCGCGCAGCTTCTCGGTGAACCGCGGCATTGAAAGCGCCGAACGGTATGTGCTGCAAATTGTGTGGGACACGCTGGAAGACCACACGGTGGGCTTTAGACAATCCGATGCCTTTACCCAGTGGCGCGCAATTGTGGGTCCGTTTTTTGCCGGCCCACCCACGGTGGAACACTTTGAACTGGTGACCCAGTCGGTCTGA
- a CDS encoding fumarylacetoacetate hydrolase family protein produces MSYVFTPPATVSIPVVGHSDLFPVHRIYCVGRNYVEHAQEMGHTGREAPFFFMKPADAVLVATPGNTVAMPYPSLTSNLHHEIELVVAIGVGGANINAADASKHIYGYAVGLDMTRRDLQNDMKKQGRPWCIGKGFDHSAPIGPITPAAQVPGIGTAAIHLQVNGQDRQRSNIAKLIWNIAETIEQLSAAWTLQAGDLIFTGTPEGVGAVVRGDTLVGGIDGLQNISVRVE; encoded by the coding sequence ATGTCTTACGTCTTCACTCCACCGGCAACGGTCAGCATTCCCGTGGTCGGCCACAGCGACCTATTTCCCGTGCACCGCATCTACTGCGTGGGCCGCAACTATGTTGAACACGCCCAAGAGATGGGCCACACTGGGCGTGAGGCGCCGTTTTTCTTTATGAAACCGGCCGACGCCGTGTTGGTGGCGACACCCGGCAACACGGTGGCCATGCCCTACCCCAGCCTGACCAGTAACCTGCACCACGAAATCGAGCTGGTGGTCGCCATTGGGGTGGGCGGAGCCAACATCAACGCGGCCGATGCATCCAAACACATCTACGGTTACGCCGTGGGCCTGGACATGACCCGGCGCGACCTGCAAAACGACATGAAGAAGCAGGGCCGCCCCTGGTGCATCGGCAAGGGTTTTGACCATTCGGCACCCATCGGCCCCATCACCCCCGCGGCCCAGGTGCCCGGTATTGGCACCGCCGCCATCCACCTGCAGGTCAATGGCCAGGACCGCCAGCGCAGCAACATTGCCAAGTTGATCTGGAACATTGCCGAGACCATTGAGCAACTCTCCGCCGCGTGGACACTGCAAGCCGGCGACCTGATCTTCACAGGCACCCCCGAGGGCGTGGGCGCCGTGGTGCGCGGCGACACGTTGGTGGGCGGTATAGACGGCCTGCAGAACATTAGCGTGCGTGTGGAGTAA
- a CDS encoding thioesterase family protein, producing the protein MSSTTALPAFAYAPQAGDTTRYQSTELTRGPWHPDHQHAGPPIALVCGAFEAAAQAHGLTHIARLTANLIRPVPIGELQVQVTPVYVGRNAGHFSAQLLADGKEVGMFTALAQRENAFELPEGLPGHPLPMAPRPPEDSPVANFPFAGRRVGYSDLVETRTAQGRIFDGPCAIWFCLRHPLLDGHAPSAYQRVAVAADSGNGISAVLDYERYSFVNSDLTVHLLRPPVGEWVCLDARTWLGDNGCGLAESALYDAQGLIGRSTQSLAVKAR; encoded by the coding sequence TTGTCCAGCACCACAGCCCTGCCCGCCTTTGCCTACGCACCGCAGGCGGGCGACACCACCCGCTACCAGTCCACCGAACTGACCCGCGGCCCCTGGCACCCCGACCACCAGCACGCCGGTCCACCCATTGCGCTGGTCTGTGGCGCGTTTGAGGCCGCGGCCCAGGCCCATGGCTTGACGCATATCGCCCGCCTCACCGCCAACCTGATACGCCCCGTGCCGATTGGAGAACTGCAGGTGCAGGTCACACCGGTCTACGTCGGGCGCAATGCGGGCCACTTCTCGGCCCAGTTGCTGGCCGATGGCAAAGAGGTGGGCATGTTCACCGCCCTGGCCCAACGCGAAAACGCGTTTGAACTGCCTGAGGGCCTGCCCGGCCACCCGCTGCCGATGGCACCGCGACCGCCCGAGGATTCACCTGTGGCCAACTTCCCGTTTGCGGGCAGACGAGTCGGTTATTCCGACCTGGTCGAAACCCGCACCGCCCAGGGCCGCATCTTCGACGGCCCCTGCGCCATCTGGTTCTGCCTGCGCCACCCGCTGCTGGACGGCCATGCTCCCAGCGCCTACCAGCGTGTGGCGGTGGCGGCCGACTCGGGCAACGGCATCAGCGCCGTGCTGGACTATGAACGCTACAGCTTCGTGAATTCCGACCTCACCGTCCACCTGCTGCGCCCGCCCGTTGGTGAGTGGGTGTGCCTGGACGCACGCACCTGGCTGGGCGACAACGGATGCGGCCTGGCCGAATCGGCGTTGTACGATGCGCAGGGTTTGATCGGCCGCTCCACGCAAAGCCTGGCCGTCAAGGCCCGATAA
- a CDS encoding superoxide dismutase family protein produces MIKLSISVLAALLASACTTTPSAPSASAELVPTTGNMVSGRVTFTQQGNAVLIAGEVRGLAPNKEHGFHIHEKGDCSSGDGMGTGGHFNPNAQAHGAHGHSSHHAGDLASLKADANGVARFSYTSTTIAVGAGTTDVLGRGLIVHRDADDYKTQPTGNSGPRVACAVITKG; encoded by the coding sequence ATGATCAAACTCAGCATTTCAGTTCTTGCCGCGCTCCTGGCCTCGGCCTGTACCACGACACCCAGTGCGCCATCGGCCTCGGCGGAGCTGGTCCCCACAACCGGCAATATGGTGAGTGGCAGGGTCACGTTTACCCAGCAAGGCAATGCGGTATTGATCGCAGGCGAAGTGCGCGGCCTGGCACCCAACAAGGAACACGGCTTTCACATCCACGAAAAAGGCGATTGCTCCAGCGGCGACGGCATGGGCACAGGTGGCCACTTCAACCCGAACGCACAGGCCCATGGCGCGCATGGCCACAGCAGCCACCATGCCGGCGATTTGGCCAGCCTGAAAGCCGACGCCAACGGCGTAGCACGGTTCAGCTACACATCAACCACCATCGCTGTGGGCGCGGGCACCACCGATGTATTGGGCCGCGGGCTGATCGTTCACCGCGATGCAGACGACTACAAGACCCAGCCCACCGGCAATTCTGGCCCACGTGTGGCCTGTGCCGTCATCACCAAAGGTTAA
- a CDS encoding NUDIX hydrolase: MLRSPIKHCKQCGTAVVYRLPDDGDTKERAVCPACSTVHYENPLNVVGTVPHWGDKVLLCKRNIEPRWGKWTLPAGFMELNETTAEGAARETDEEAGAQIEMEGLFTLLNVSRVGQVHLFYRARLLSDVFNPGTETIEARLFAEDEIPWDEIAFRTVKETLEHYFADRKKGQYGFHQMDIV, encoded by the coding sequence ATGCTGCGCAGCCCCATCAAACATTGCAAACAGTGCGGCACGGCCGTGGTCTACCGCCTGCCGGATGACGGCGACACCAAGGAACGCGCGGTTTGCCCAGCCTGCAGCACCGTGCACTACGAGAACCCGCTGAACGTGGTGGGCACCGTGCCCCACTGGGGCGACAAGGTGCTGCTGTGCAAACGCAATATCGAGCCGCGCTGGGGCAAGTGGACGCTGCCGGCTGGCTTCATGGAGCTGAACGAAACCACGGCCGAGGGCGCCGCGCGCGAGACGGATGAAGAAGCCGGCGCACAGATCGAGATGGAAGGCCTGTTCACGTTGCTAAACGTGTCGCGGGTTGGCCAGGTGCACCTGTTCTACCGCGCCCGTCTGCTTAGCGACGTATTCAACCCGGGAACCGAGACGATTGAAGCGCGCCTGTTTGCCGAGGACGAAATTCCCTGGGACGAGATCGCCTTTCGCACGGTCAAGGAAACGCTGGAACACTACTTTGCCGACCGCAAAAAAGGCCAGTACGGCTTCCACCAGATGGACATTGTGTAG
- a CDS encoding EcsC family protein, protein MASKPAPRDNPLTDAVLQLVLQVPGSTEPVRAHPAERAHAIARKAARTASVVSGSLALPPGILGWLTVMPELVGVWKLQAQMVSDIASVYGKSKTLGREQMLYCLFRHMSAQVLRDVVVRVGERFVVKKASLKVLQAVAQQLGLQVSKAVISKGASRFVPLVGAVGAGAYAYFDTLQVAKTAVELFERETVVDAEGEVWVDVDVHTHDGLQEKKTTASTPQTKATSKKGL, encoded by the coding sequence ATGGCGTCCAAGCCCGCCCCCAGAGACAACCCATTGACCGACGCCGTGTTGCAACTGGTCTTGCAGGTGCCAGGCAGCACCGAGCCCGTGCGCGCCCACCCGGCCGAGCGGGCCCATGCCATTGCGCGCAAGGCGGCCCGCACGGCCAGTGTGGTGTCGGGTTCGCTAGCCCTGCCACCAGGCATCTTGGGATGGCTGACGGTGATGCCCGAGCTGGTGGGAGTCTGGAAACTGCAGGCGCAAATGGTGTCTGATATTGCCAGCGTGTATGGCAAGAGCAAGACCCTGGGGCGCGAGCAGATGTTGTACTGCCTGTTCCGCCACATGTCGGCCCAGGTGTTGCGCGACGTGGTGGTGCGGGTGGGTGAGCGTTTTGTGGTCAAAAAAGCCTCGCTCAAGGTCTTGCAGGCCGTGGCACAACAACTGGGTTTACAGGTGTCCAAAGCCGTCATCAGCAAAGGGGCCTCGCGCTTTGTGCCGCTGGTGGGTGCGGTGGGTGCCGGCGCCTATGCCTACTTTGACACCCTGCAGGTTGCCAAAACGGCGGTGGAGCTGTTCGAGCGCGAAACCGTGGTTGATGCCGAAGGCGAAGTCTGGGTGGATGTGGACGTGCATACCCACGATGGTCTGCAAGAGAAGAAGACCACTGCAAGCACCCCCCAGACCAAGGCAACGAGCAAAAAAGGCCTATAG